The genome window tctctcttaaagaaaacaattttcttaCACATCAATGTTGGCATGCAAAAGTTATGAATCCAAGATGTTAAACATGAACATCACACAAACTTAAACTTGTATGGAGGGGAATGTTGGAACAATCATGCAGCACCAATACGTAGAAATCAATGAAATTAAAGATGCCAATCCTTAGAAATTATGTTGCACGCTTTCGAGGGATACACACACACGAGGCATTTATATAAGCATTATGAAAAAAAGGCCAACTCTTTTAAAGCTTTCAAACCcttaattacattattaaaaattgaaaagaaaacaaacccaTATAATTATGAtctataaaatttgttttattgaaataaaatgatactttatatgtgtgtgtgtattattttGAAGGAAATGTGGGAAAAGACATTAGAAATGAGAGAGTCCTGCTCACCGGATGAAAGTCAAGCATAGGGTGGGGGCCTGATTGTCCAGGCGGGACACCAATGCCGGGGTCTACTTTGTACAAGGTATGGGGCGGTATGCCTGGGACAGGTGGTGAGGCAAATCGCTACACGAATAATATACATATGTCACCAATGTTAGCTTAAAACTCCTTACTTTTCTTCAAAAAGATGCCAAAATAATTTGCATTGTGTTTAGATGGATCCAAAATTCTAACAGTAGAGACACCACGAAAGACTCCAAAAGAGTAAGGATTGGATAGTTACCGTTGTTGGCAGTGGCTGTGGAAAGCAAGGCGTTCCTGGGGTTAGTGCATTGGGAACCTACACATATAGAAGAATATTCCATTTTAGGGAGAGAAAGATAGACATTTCAGGATAGAGTAATGATaggaattaaaatattcatttgtAATTCACGATAGTAATTCAAATGTTCGTTTGTTTTAATGACGCACTAATCATGTTATTATcacataaaatagtaaatttttgtaataaaatttataattattttttttccctttagatcTTCAATTGGTATTGTGGTTTTATCCGGTTTAGGATAAAAGTTATTACACAAATATTGTTTCACGCATAGAAGTGAAAATTTGACTTCaagttataattttaattattttttttgatgtgtGAGTACGAAGTACAAACTGTGCATAGCATATTTTCTATAAAGTTCAATACTTTACAACCGACACcgtctatattattttaatcttgtaATAATGTTTATAAATAGGAATATCGTTTCTTTTCCTATAACTTTTAAGTATATTTCAGTATTATTTGAGTTCAATAAACCAAATCTATCTAGCACATGAATTTGAACTTAGTATTGGGTGTTACGCTAGGGATTAAGTCATTAACATTGATAAACTTCAGTATTTTGTGTCTGTGcgttctcaaaaaaagaagtattttgtgtctgtgtttgcttatgagagagagaaaaaagtgcTTACTCGTTGGTGGTGAGGATGCCAATATGAAGGGTCTGGTGGCAGTGGCGGTGGAGCTGGTACCCATGTAGTTGGTGGCGGCGGCAGTGGAGGTGGTGAATGGGCTAGATGTTTCGGCCACATGGGCATCAATGATTGATCCATGGATGGATGTCCCCACACGTGTAGAGGTCTAAAGTGGTGCATGGGTGTTATGGGAGGGAAACCCATGGTTGGTGCTAGCCAAGGActcatctctctcttccctcctcctcctcctcctcctccaccaccactaGCTGTACCATAGATTTGTCGTCTCTGGCTCCAACTTGCGGCCTCGGCTTCACGTGCCAGCAAATGTTTCCGATGTGACCTATATTTCTGAACAAATTTCAAAACGAAAGacttgagaaagaaaaattttcaacacTAATACGCATGCACTATTATTTATCAGTGCTAGCAATTAAAAGTACAAGGCTATAAGCTATGAAAAGCTCTTGTGGACAATGTCATATTCAGAATTTGGTTGGTAAGCATGAGAACAGTAATTTGAGTCCTAAACTATCAGTTTTTGGAATCGCACATATTTCTAAATGTAGTAAATctaaatacaaataaatgaattagtttttttttatataacccATCCAAGTAGTTCTGTATATGCGATTGCAAAAACCAGcaattaattcaaaattcaatgtgttcttcttcacatatttgGTAATCAACCCTATATATGATTATTACTTAACAGCCATGTGGAAACAGTTTCCATGAACTAGAAGGAAacaaaaatctttaaaaatctcACTAGAAACCAAGGACAAAAAGAAGAGTTGGGAAGGAAATGATGGTACTTGAAGGTGGCTGGCAATGTTGTGGCGAGTGAGACAATCAATTCCCATCAGCTCTAAAATTCTTGAAGGCACTGCCTTATCGACCCCTAGCTGCTCCACAGCTTGCACAAACCGTCTATGCAGCTCTGGGGTCCAATCCACCTACACAcagttcaagaaaaaaaaaaaaaaaaatctttcaatatccctcaaaaattaaataatatcacagaagtggaaaaaaaaaaaaaaaaaaaaaactctcaacaaagattctctctctctctctctgtgtgccTTTGCCTGTGCATGACTCCCGTGATTTCTTTGCATCTCATGAAGTTTGtgaagatagagagagagagttgtggGACTGGTTCCCTAGTAAAAGGCTTCAAGTCTTAATTAGGAGCTAAGAACCTTATAATACATAGAGTCTAGTTCATGCGCTTGGCTTAAACCTATGTAGTGCTAATGAATTATATACCTTCACTTTGCGCTTCCCTTGAGAATTCTTTGACTGTGTAGATGACTTTCTGCCTTTATGATGATCACTTTGCTTTGGAGGACGTGGATTCACAACAGATTCATCTCTTTTGCTCACAATTTCTTCTCCTCGACTTGAGCTAGAGTTGAAACCCGAACCTGAGCCTGAGCCCGAGCCTGAACCGGAAACTTTATCTTCCTCCTCTTTCTTTGTATTAGCGGATTCCTCACCCCCACTAACAGAAAATTCAGCAAGGATTTCTGGGTCCATCTCCAAATCCGGTAACATTTCTCCAACGAAAAGATCATCGAAATCGATGCTGTCCAGCAAGTTCCCATCGGAGAAGTCAGGGAAGTCACTGGCACCAATTGAATAGCTCTCAGTCTCTCCGAGGTTCTCATCCTTGGTGTTCCTCAAAGGTGACACAGCAAGCATTAATTCCAAATTTCAAGCTAAGAGGAATAATTCAAATGATACCAACTAGCTAATAGTAGCTATATATAAAGATATGGTGCAATTTCGAACTATTGCATTAAATAAAGCCAATAACCAGAGTATAGTACTAGAAGGGTATGATAGAAAATGAACTTTCTTGGTGAACTTTTTTTATTCCGGAGAATATCGGAAGGGATAGAGAGGAGAGACAATAACTGTTAATGGGTTTGTAATGGTTTTGCTGCTTTTTGCTTTCTACAAAAGACTTTGGATCTCAACCACAACTTATGTTGAGATCTCTaagatttgtttttatgtatATGTTTGTTTGGGCTtattacaaatataattttctaacattttttcttttgtgtatgTGGATAGcctttttttgaaagttttgaaaGTACGAAAGTGGTGGCTCGTGagctttatttaatttttgcaatttggtttTTAAAGGCAGAGAGAGAGCAGGTACTGCAGATTGATGTCAGAGGGTAGGGTTGGAATTGAAATTGGAAttagaatgatatatatatatatatatatatatatatatattagcccatgtatatatttcttttttttgttgataggGTAGCCCATGTATATCTATTGTACAGTGAAGAAGAAAGTGATGTATAGTCATCTTCATGGCCGAACCAAATTGACCTTGGTATTTTCTGGATGGACAGATAATCTGAAAAggtcttctcttctttttcttaccTTTATGGAGGTAAACAATCAAATACTGCATGCTAGTAAAAATTTACCTAGTTTCtactacaacatttttatgctttttcttaCATAATTTTACAGATTATGGTGAAAGTAGAGGGAGAATtgtattactatatatatatatatatatatatatatcctttaagtcaaattttatgtaacatattctcatttattttgtatgaacttttttactactcaaaatttcttttaaaacaattatataATCCTGATAAATAAACTCCTGCAGGTAATCATCCATAATTATGAAATGTAACTTGCAAATTATTGGGCTCCGTTTGTTACAAGTAAATTGTTTTCTGTCGGAGCTAAGAACATTTTAAAGGAAAACtgtttgttttctaattaatgTTTGGTTGGGTtcttaaaaatactataaaaaacATTGGTTCCTAAGAAAAATCAGAAATTTTGTTATACATTTATATAGgcattaaagaaaaaatcacaagtttaacaaaaaaattaatacataacAACTAAAATAagcacaatcaaaataaaaaatttaatagaaattATACTAATATGCACAATCAAAATAAGAGTGAAggaaaaaataagtgaaaatcATCAACTAAACTaaccaaagattaaaaaaaaaattttaaataaaatgcaaaaaaaaaaaaaaaaaaaccaaaacaaaacaggGACGTAAATAAAAGTTTAGGAACAATTTCTGAACTTTGATCTATATCATGATCATTTTGAGTTTTGGAGGTTTGGAgaggtatttttgtcatttgatgGTTTGGggcatttttgttatttttgtgggtttagggatattttagtcatattaaggtttcaaaggtgattttttttttctttttgtaggttTGGAAATATTTTGGAACTTTTGAGGACATATTGGTTATTTTGAAGATCTTGGAAgtatttctattattttagaGATTTTCATGTTATTTTATAGATTTCAAAGTGATGCTTTAGAGGTCTCAATGATATTTCAATCATTATGAGGGTTTCAAGGGGCCTTTTGTTGGGGAGAGGGAGGGGGCGGGTTGAGGgtcttttgatatttttgaagattttggaGGTAATTCTATCatttggtgggggggggggggggggggggtgtggttTAGTGGTGTTTTTAGTGATTTAAAGgttattgagagagagagagattttgttTCCTTAAGgctgaaaatgttttacacGGCCtccaaagaagttttttttccctggtaaaaaaaaaaaaaaaaaaaagcagattTCTATTTGGCCTAGTGTTTATACCACCTTAACATTTAACACCCAAAAATgaggaaaacattttctaacaaatgttTAACACCGAAACAAATAGGACCTAATATTCATAAGGAGCACATAGTTAATCAAGATCATTTATCAAAGATTCTAGAGGGAACAAAGACATGCAAATTTTCTAATCTTAGCTCAATTCTTTTGGAGTGAATGATTGAGAATTGAGAAATATGTTGTCTAAAAATATGAGCCTAATGGatgggagtttttttttttttttttttgaaaatgtggaCATCTAAGATATATTAGGTGTAACTATAATAGGGATAAGTGTAACACCTCTCACATGGTGAGGCTCAGGCGTGTGGAACTCACCCCATGTATGAGGCGTTACATCTATCCTCATTACATATAAAGTTTTCTTTGTAGGTAGAGATGAAATGGAAAATTTaactactaataataataatatcagtATAAGGATACAGGTGCCAACTGATAAGTTAGTTTAAGGTATTGtaacctttttaaaattttctctctagtATTGGCTAGgtaattcaaaaaactatatatggtatgtaagagcactagcatccgAGTTTGTAAATCGGTGTccattttatcatttaaaaagttactttatctattataccaaCTCATTTTACAATCTACCCTACATCCCAATTTCTATTCTTTCACcacttaaattaaatatttttttttttattctttatttaccatttcattatttttattttttacttctctctcattctttctgtATAAGAACCACCACAAATCTACtgaaaccaccaccaccacaagcCCGCCTATTTACACTACACACACTTGACACCACCACCACTAGCAACCCACAATCCACcatcaacaccaaaaaaaaaaaaaaatgtggagaGACTATAACACCAATCCACCATCAACACGATCAACACTAAATGCAGCAACCTATGGTCCCCACAACCGTGagcaaaacccaaacccacagcAAGCAAAACCCAGACCCACAATGGCAAACCCATGACCACAATCAACAAACACCTCACCAATCCACCACCATTAGAACATGGAGAAATGAGTaaagagaaaatcaaagatcCAACCTAAAATCACGAGAGAGAGTTGAAAGAGACTAATggagatttgagagagagagagagagagagagaataaattattattattttgtttacaaaCTCGTGAACAGTAAGTTCTAAATATATGTACTTACTTTTTACGGgttgtaaaatttttaagatttacaTATCGGGATGTAGCTCTTTTTTGGGTTCTCAATGGCTAAAATAGCAATTGGGGGGTGTTTACACcccccaatgctagtgctctaaggTGATAGGGAGTTCTCCCTTTATAGGTAAAAGAGACCCCAACTAATGTGGAGTAATTTACAATCCCATTGTAGCATTGTGCATTCTCTTTGCACATATATGCATGCTAAATTCATATTAATTGGATGTCATTTACAATCTaaatccataaactcatatttgTATGACTTCAAACCTATAATTTGAAGATTTTATAGAGATGAGGTAGTTATTAGCTTTTGATTTTCTCGATTTTTGTCAGAATAGAAAGTATGGAGAGAGAATATAATTAACATTGTGTATGGAAGTTGAGATctcataaattttgtttatatatatgtgtgtatgtgtgcgCGTGCGCAGTATAATTTTAAGTCACATTCTTTTCCAAAATTGAAATCcaactcatttattttttcacatctTCCTTTTTAAATACTGAGTCAAAATTAACCTTTTGGTTTCCCATTTGTTAAAATTCTTCACCATCTCCTCTCACCACCATCTTTTTCTAAAGTAAAAACATCTAATTACCAATATATGAGGATC of Quercus lobata isolate SW786 chromosome 8, ValleyOak3.0 Primary Assembly, whole genome shotgun sequence contains these proteins:
- the LOC115957300 gene encoding transcription activator GLK1-like, yielding MLAVSPLRNTKDENLGETESYSIGASDFPDFSDGNLLDSIDFDDLFVGEMLPDLEMDPEILAEFSVSGGEESANTKKEEEDKVSGSGSGSGSGSGFNSSSSRGEEIVSKRDESVVNPRPPKQSDHHKGRKSSTQSKNSQGKRKVKVDWTPELHRRFVQAVEQLGVDKAVPSRILELMGIDCLTRHNIASHLQKYRSHRKHLLAREAEAASWSQRRQIYGTASGGGGGGGGGGKREMSPWLAPTMGFPPITPMHHFRPLHVWGHPSMDQSLMPMWPKHLAHSPPPLPPPPTTWVPAPPPLPPDPSYWHPHHQRVPNALTPGTPCFPQPLPTTRFASPPVPGIPPHTLYKVDPGIGVPPGQSGPHPMLDFHPTKESVDAAIGDVLSKPWLPLPLGLKPPSTDSVMGELQRQGVPKVPPSCA